From Paenibacillus sp. PK3_47, the proteins below share one genomic window:
- a CDS encoding ABC transporter permease, which yields MRKFMNLVLNEWLKLAKKRSFFIPFLLLVLIPVLIGYITRSLSPESFHSGAEFTAGMLPPTGMGQVIAILAIIGTAGIVAKEYSQGTVKFLLIRSRSRTAILASKYVTVMLYTLSMVAVTAVSSLISGIVWFGFSGGEAGAAEIMPAMLYGTVYTIMYVTLAFMVGVLTTSTGVTIGITMFAVMLDKVLIYREFYKYVLFPNLDLSVYDGGEGPLPGMSMGFSIAMLAVYMLVFLLAGFTVFRRRDVA from the coding sequence TTGCGTAAATTTATGAATCTTGTTCTTAACGAATGGCTGAAGCTGGCCAAAAAACGCTCGTTTTTTATCCCTTTCCTGCTGCTTGTCCTGATCCCGGTGCTGATAGGCTATATAACCCGGTCATTATCTCCGGAGAGCTTCCATTCAGGGGCGGAATTCACCGCCGGCATGCTGCCGCCCACCGGAATGGGCCAGGTGATCGCGATTCTCGCTATTATAGGGACAGCAGGAATCGTAGCCAAGGAATACAGCCAGGGGACGGTCAAATTTCTGCTGATCCGTTCACGCAGCCGCACAGCCATTCTTGCCTCCAAATATGTAACCGTCATGTTATACACCTTAAGCATGGTGGCAGTTACGGCAGTTTCGTCTTTGATCTCCGGAATAGTGTGGTTCGGCTTTAGCGGCGGTGAAGCCGGTGCAGCAGAGATCATGCCCGCCATGCTGTACGGGACTGTGTACACCATAATGTATGTCACCCTTGCCTTTATGGTCGGCGTGCTGACTACATCGACAGGCGTGACCATAGGTATTACCATGTTTGCTGTGATGCTGGACAAAGTTTTGATCTACCGTGAGTTTTACAAATACGTTTTATTTCCCAATCTGGATCTGTCCGTTTATGATGGTGGAGAGGGGCCGCTGCCGGGAATGAGTATGGGGTTTTCCATTGCCATGCTGGCTGTCTATATGCTGGTGTTTCTGCTGGCAGGGTTCACTGTATTTAGACGAAGGGACGTTGCTTGA
- a CDS encoding GntR family transcriptional regulator: MTIEFDNNQPIYIQIMNYIKGEIVTGKLLPGDKIPSVRELAAELQINPNTVQRTFQELEREEIVETRRGMGRYVTGSRDKIMTIKKEMAQDVLDRFIRGMEELGFRGEDILSAVAENIADREKR, from the coding sequence ATGACCATCGAATTCGATAACAACCAGCCGATTTATATACAGATTATGAATTACATCAAAGGGGAAATCGTAACTGGAAAGCTTCTGCCGGGAGATAAAATCCCCTCGGTCAGAGAGCTGGCTGCAGAGCTGCAGATTAATCCGAATACGGTGCAGAGAACTTTTCAGGAACTGGAGCGTGAAGAAATTGTGGAGACGCGGCGCGGCATGGGCAGATATGTCACGGGCAGCCGGGATAAAATTATGACCATCAAAAAAGAAATGGCACAGGATGTGCTGGACCGCTTTATACGCGGGATGGAGGAGCTTGGCTTCCGGGGCGAAGATATTCTGTCCGCCGTGGCGGAGAACATTGCTGACAGAGAGAAGAGATAG
- a CDS encoding ABC transporter ATP-binding protein, producing the protein MDSILKVQDVTKKYGSKQVLHGVSFELTAGKITGLLGSNGSGKSTLMKLIAGLAQPTSGNISVLGVPVGVESRALVSFMPDRPLTETWMNVGDALQFQQDFYPDFDADKAGRMLDFMKLSKRDKVRTLSRGMTERLQLTLALSRRARLYMLDEPIGGVDPVARTKILNALMEFYEEDSTIVLSTHLVTDIERIFDEVIFIKDGELVLQGEVEELRQQRGKSIDELFREVYAEC; encoded by the coding sequence GTGGACAGCATACTTAAAGTACAGGATGTGACGAAAAAATACGGCTCAAAGCAGGTGCTGCACGGAGTATCCTTTGAGCTCACGGCCGGGAAAATCACGGGACTGCTTGGCAGCAACGGCAGCGGCAAAAGCACGCTGATGAAGCTGATCGCCGGACTGGCACAGCCTACCTCGGGGAATATTTCTGTGCTGGGCGTGCCTGTCGGCGTAGAGAGCAGGGCGCTCGTTTCTTTTATGCCGGACCGGCCGCTGACAGAGACATGGATGAATGTAGGGGATGCGCTGCAGTTTCAGCAAGATTTCTATCCCGATTTTGATGCGGATAAGGCAGGAAGAATGCTGGATTTCATGAAGCTCAGCAAGAGGGACAAGGTACGGACCCTTTCCAGGGGAATGACGGAACGCCTGCAGCTTACTCTCGCTTTATCCCGGCGCGCAAGGCTGTATATGCTGGATGAGCCGATTGGCGGCGTAGATCCGGTAGCACGGACGAAAATTCTGAATGCACTGATGGAATTTTATGAGGAGGACAGCACGATTGTACTCTCAACACATCTGGTGACAGATATTGAACGGATCTTTGATGAGGTGATTTTTATTAAAGACGGGGAGCTTGTCCTGCAGGGTGAAGTGGAAGAGCTGCGGCAGCAGCGCGGTAAAAGCATCGATGAGCTGTTCAGAGAGGTGTATGCCGAATGCTGA
- a CDS encoding PilZ domain-containing protein yields the protein MNQPIECWLEVPAGNSGPGAGKLTEGVLLDLSRSGCKVRTPLNLRFTAGDTKLIIHFKLTEDKLQFEGSVRWGWMFGIGQYQYGVRLDLQEDEEELLMRELESWTNTLRAQ from the coding sequence ATGAACCAGCCGATCGAATGCTGGCTTGAAGTTCCGGCCGGAAATTCCGGTCCCGGAGCAGGAAAGCTTACAGAAGGTGTGCTGCTGGACCTCAGCCGTTCGGGCTGCAAAGTGCGCACCCCCCTGAACCTCCGCTTCACGGCAGGCGATACAAAGCTGATCATACATTTCAAGCTGACAGAAGACAAGCTTCAATTCGAAGGAAGTGTGCGCTGGGGCTGGATGTTCGGTATTGGACAGTATCAGTATGGAGTAAGACTGGATTTGCAGGAAGACGAGGAAGAATTGCTGATGCGTGAGCTGGAGAGCTGGACAAATACACTCAGGGCACAGTGA
- a CDS encoding pentapeptide repeat-containing protein, whose product MYQYENESFEHHNFDYAALRDGELSGCTFERCTFRGASMEEMTTEGCRFVDCDFTGALLNASLHRGGAFTNCRFSGANLFVSRFEDCKMVGSDFSNAAMDGITLIGGDWSYTNLRHVNLGKQDLRNIRFAEADMLGCNLQKSDLRGADLSRVQLAQCKLAGADLREAKLEGIDLKSLDLKGVRLDVEQAVLLARSLGAKVG is encoded by the coding sequence ATGTATCAGTACGAAAATGAAAGCTTTGAGCACCATAATTTTGATTATGCCGCTTTGCGGGACGGGGAACTCAGCGGATGTACCTTCGAACGCTGCACATTCAGAGGCGCATCCATGGAGGAGATGACAACTGAGGGCTGCCGTTTTGTGGACTGTGATTTCACAGGCGCGCTGCTTAATGCTTCGCTGCATAGAGGAGGGGCGTTTACCAATTGCAGATTTTCAGGTGCCAACCTGTTTGTGTCCAGATTCGAAGACTGCAAAATGGTCGGCTCCGATTTCTCCAATGCCGCGATGGACGGAATTACGTTGATCGGCGGAGACTGGTCATATACTAATCTCAGACATGTGAATCTCGGCAAGCAGGATTTACGGAACATCCGGTTTGCAGAGGCGGATATGCTGGGCTGCAATCTGCAAAAAAGCGATCTGCGCGGTGCCGACTTAAGCCGTGTGCAGCTGGCCCAGTGCAAGCTTGCGGGAGCAGACCTCCGGGAAGCCAAGCTGGAAGGGATAGATCTGAAGAGCCTTGATCTCAAAGGGGTAAGACTGGATGTGGAGCAAGCCGTACTGCTGGCCCGCTCGCTCGGGGCAAAGGTCGGCTGA
- a CDS encoding sensor domain-containing diguanylate cyclase — protein sequence MSLHLRTFFSSAFAVIIILLTALLIYVIGERSTKSVETSIGGSLAQEAYQMAEKLDHFMWSRSGEVEVLSKLNAFQEPLDRQEVDRLLNQLKSSLPVFTWVGYVDPAGNVISATDGILAGTNISQRPVYQEGYKGMYIGDVHDAVLLSQLLPNPTGEALQFVDVSVPVHNEQGRVSGILAAHLSWEWSREVEKSILEPLKKRLEDVEVFVVSQKDDTVLLGPAALVGKKLSTDILQKIRSGENSWIVEDDGGKNYLTGYAYGDGYLNYPGLGWSVIIRQPAEVAFAPVHQLERFIVLIGMAAAVLFGIIGWFMAGWVARPLHNIARTADLLSSGASAEIPTSNRIKDIAILSASLRNLVSNLTKTENKLSYMSDMALRDVLTGLPNRAALDDFLARAVNRAKQNRTTLSFLYLDLDGFKKVNDAYGHPTGDALLQKVAIRLRDCTRDNEIVARLGGDEFVVILHTSANKPMQEAEIVAARIISKINLPIAIGGENIHVGCSIGAAVWTADGPDTFETLRLADEALYISKRSGKNRITFEAAS from the coding sequence ATGTCACTCCATCTTCGCACTTTTTTTTCAAGTGCATTTGCAGTAATTATAATTCTTTTAACTGCTCTGCTTATTTATGTAATAGGAGAACGGTCTACCAAGTCTGTAGAGACCAGTATCGGGGGATCACTTGCCCAGGAGGCCTACCAGATGGCGGAGAAGCTGGACCACTTTATGTGGTCGCGTTCCGGAGAGGTGGAGGTGCTCAGCAAGCTTAACGCTTTTCAGGAGCCGCTTGACCGGCAGGAAGTGGACAGGCTGCTGAACCAGCTTAAGAGCAGCCTTCCTGTATTTACGTGGGTCGGGTACGTGGATCCCGCAGGAAATGTAATTTCGGCTACAGACGGCATCCTTGCAGGCACGAATATCAGCCAAAGACCCGTGTACCAGGAAGGCTATAAGGGAATGTACATTGGGGATGTGCATGATGCGGTACTGCTGTCGCAGCTTCTGCCGAACCCGACCGGTGAGGCGCTGCAGTTCGTCGATGTAAGTGTTCCTGTACATAATGAACAGGGCCGGGTCAGCGGCATTCTGGCAGCCCATCTCAGCTGGGAATGGTCGCGGGAAGTGGAAAAGTCTATTCTGGAGCCTTTGAAGAAGCGTTTGGAAGACGTAGAGGTATTTGTGGTCAGCCAGAAGGATGATACGGTGCTGCTTGGTCCGGCGGCTTTGGTCGGAAAAAAGCTGTCGACAGATATTCTGCAGAAAATACGTTCCGGGGAGAATTCCTGGATCGTCGAGGATGACGGCGGCAAAAATTATTTGACCGGATATGCTTATGGTGACGGTTATTTGAATTATCCAGGTTTGGGCTGGTCGGTGATTATCCGCCAGCCGGCCGAAGTAGCCTTTGCGCCGGTGCACCAGTTGGAACGATTCATCGTGCTGATCGGAATGGCTGCTGCTGTGCTGTTCGGTATTATCGGCTGGTTTATGGCAGGCTGGGTGGCCCGGCCGCTGCATAACATTGCCAGAACAGCTGATCTTCTCAGCTCCGGGGCCAGTGCGGAGATTCCTACTTCCAACAGGATTAAGGACATTGCCATCTTGTCGGCATCCCTCCGCAATCTGGTCAGCAATCTGACCAAAACGGAGAACAAGCTGAGCTACATGTCGGATATGGCGCTCCGTGATGTGCTGACAGGCCTGCCGAACCGGGCTGCGCTTGATGACTTTCTGGCCCGGGCTGTGAACAGGGCCAAGCAAAACCGGACTACACTGAGTTTTCTATATCTGGATTTGGACGGCTTCAAAAAAGTAAATGATGCCTACGGCCATCCGACTGGCGATGCCCTGCTGCAGAAGGTGGCGATCCGGCTGCGGGACTGTACCCGGGATAATGAGATTGTCGCCCGTCTCGGGGGAGATGAATTTGTGGTGATTCTGCATACATCAGCCAATAAACCTATGCAGGAAGCAGAGATTGTGGCAGCGCGGATCATCAGCAAAATCAATCTGCCGATTGCCATCGGGGGAGAGAACATCCATGTCGGCTGCAGCATTGGCGCAGCGGTGTGGACTGCTGATGGGCCGGACACGTTTGAGACGCTGCGTCTGGCTGACGAGGCGCTGTATATTTCCAAGCGGAGCGGCAAAAACCGGATCACGTTTGAAGCAGCAAGTTAA
- a CDS encoding DUF3169 family protein, protein MEKAKQASRTRGAIKLIVWMIIGGAIGYIFASGSVTVPADLNFKPSVFYDYDLLFAVLALISVVLTLLTMYGFKKIKGLPEEQEHFHDGSIESPRERTLSSLMQNVTYNMIVSYLWLILSFAHALSPGTRSGDEEIFMLFNMIGGLIFLLLAVFLQHRSFVLYNKQYPDRQMDLRFGSQGKAERELFDKMDEGEQWVVFRSSYAAFKTTSASLVIGMILFALYSLFFGFTPVPMIVLALILIIQQTVYYREAGKYSK, encoded by the coding sequence ATGGAGAAAGCCAAACAAGCTTCGAGGACGCGCGGTGCCATCAAACTGATAGTATGGATGATCATAGGCGGGGCAATCGGTTATATATTTGCTTCGGGAAGTGTGACGGTTCCTGCAGATCTGAATTTCAAGCCTTCCGTATTTTACGATTATGATCTGCTGTTTGCGGTTCTTGCCCTGATTTCGGTAGTGCTGACGCTGCTTACTATGTACGGATTCAAGAAAATAAAAGGATTGCCGGAAGAGCAGGAGCATTTCCATGACGGCAGCATAGAGAGTCCCCGGGAACGTACCTTAAGCAGCCTGATGCAGAATGTGACCTACAACATGATTGTCAGCTATCTCTGGCTGATTTTGTCCTTCGCCCACGCGCTCAGTCCCGGTACGAGAAGCGGTGACGAGGAGATATTCATGCTGTTCAATATGATTGGCGGCCTCATCTTCCTGCTGCTGGCGGTATTTTTGCAGCACCGCTCTTTTGTTCTTTATAACAAGCAGTATCCCGACCGGCAAATGGATCTCAGATTCGGAAGTCAGGGTAAGGCGGAGCGTGAGCTGTTTGATAAAATGGATGAAGGAGAACAGTGGGTTGTCTTCCGTTCCTCGTATGCCGCCTTCAAGACAACCAGCGCGAGCCTGGTGATTGGTATGATTCTATTCGCCTTGTATTCGCTCTTTTTCGGCTTTACACCGGTTCCTATGATCGTACTGGCCCTGATTCTGATCATTCAGCAAACCGTCTACTACCGCGAAGCCGGCAAGTACTCAAAATAG
- a CDS encoding helix-turn-helix transcriptional regulator — protein MGELNNRVREYRARDRLSQQELAERIGASRQTIALIERGDYSPSVVLALKIAGVFGAEVETIFWINNEESD, from the coding sequence GTGGGTGAACTGAATAACCGTGTACGGGAATACAGGGCAAGGGACAGACTATCCCAGCAGGAGCTGGCAGAACGGATTGGCGCTTCCCGACAGACCATTGCACTGATTGAACGGGGGGACTATTCCCCTTCAGTCGTATTGGCTCTTAAGATCGCCGGAGTGTTCGGGGCAGAAGTAGAAACCATATTTTGGATTAACAACGAGGAGAGTGATTAA
- a CDS encoding glucosaminidase domain-containing protein has translation MKDSEFIAKIAPYAVEDMQRSRIAASLTIAQAALESAWGSSGLTVKANNLFGIKGSGPAGSVTMQTTEYVRGKAVQVPAAFRAYHNWGQSVADHSALITGGVSWNRGLYSRAIGTDGRTAAREIAAAGYATDPNYAAKLIRIMDDYNLYQYDEMKEDEEMSAEDKQRLLSLENELKEMRTLISGLSVSRDTLKTGVQEQGQSIKNIAERLVDIEGRAEMKVPAWAEPAVNAAVAAGLLDTPDGGSYDFYRLITVLYRAGLLVTE, from the coding sequence ATGAAGGATAGCGAATTTATCGCCAAAATCGCCCCTTATGCGGTAGAAGATATGCAGCGCAGCCGGATTGCCGCCTCGCTCACCATAGCCCAGGCTGCACTTGAGTCAGCATGGGGCAGCAGCGGCCTGACGGTAAAAGCCAATAATCTGTTTGGCATCAAGGGCAGCGGGCCTGCCGGAAGTGTCACTATGCAGACCACCGAATATGTTAGGGGCAAAGCGGTGCAGGTTCCGGCCGCCTTCCGCGCATATCATAACTGGGGACAATCCGTGGCTGACCACTCGGCGCTGATAACCGGCGGGGTGTCCTGGAACCGGGGCTTGTACAGCAGAGCCATCGGGACGGACGGGAGAACGGCTGCCAGGGAAATCGCAGCGGCAGGATATGCCACAGATCCGAATTATGCTGCAAAGCTGATCCGGATTATGGATGACTATAATTTATACCAATATGACGAAATGAAGGAGGACGAAGAAATGTCCGCTGAAGATAAACAGAGGCTTCTGAGTCTTGAAAATGAACTGAAGGAAATGCGTACACTTATATCCGGACTTTCAGTCAGCCGCGATACCCTGAAGACAGGGGTTCAGGAGCAGGGGCAGAGCATTAAAAATATTGCTGAACGGCTGGTCGATATCGAAGGCCGGGCAGAGATGAAAGTTCCTGCATGGGCAGAGCCTGCTGTAAATGCTGCAGTGGCGGCCGGGCTTCTGGATACACCGGACGGGGGGAGCTATGATTTTTACCGTCTGATCACTGTACTCTACCGGGCAGGACTGCTGGTAACGGAGTAA
- a CDS encoding holin, with the protein MNSVLAFASVLAVFVLALVQLVKNTVNLPRNLIPAIGVVIGLLVGAAAYPFTDMSLVLRLWAGGLAGLSATGLFELAFSKRDGSTKE; encoded by the coding sequence CTGAACAGCGTGCTGGCCTTTGCATCGGTGCTTGCCGTTTTTGTATTGGCACTGGTCCAGCTGGTGAAGAATACGGTGAATCTCCCGCGTAACCTTATTCCGGCCATCGGGGTTGTTATCGGGCTGCTCGTTGGCGCAGCGGCGTATCCTTTTACAGATATGAGTCTGGTACTCAGGCTGTGGGCCGGCGGTCTGGCCGGATTGTCGGCTACCGGGCTGTTCGAGCTGGCGTTCAGCAAAAGGGACGGTTCTACCAAAGAATGA